One Papaver somniferum cultivar HN1 chromosome 10, ASM357369v1, whole genome shotgun sequence genomic window carries:
- the LOC113319651 gene encoding transcription initiation factor IIA subunit 2-like, whose translation MATFELYRRSTIGMCLTETLDEMVSNGTLSPELAIQILIQFDKSMTEALETQVKSKVTIKGHLHTYRFCDNVWTFILQDALFKNEECQENVGKVKIVACDSKLLTQ comes from the exons ATGGCGACTTTTGAACTATATAGAAGGTCTACAATTGGGATGTGtttgactgaaactcttgatGAGATGGTTTCTAATGGAACTCTTAGTCCTGAACTTGCTATTCAAATTCTTATCCAATTTGATAAA TCTATGACTGAAGCTTTGGAAACTCAGGTTAAGAGCAAAGTCACAATCAAG GGACATCTGCACACCTACAGGTTCTGCGACAATGTATGGACCTTTATCTTGCAAGATGCGTTGTTTAAGAACGAGGAGTGCCAAGAGAATGTTGGCAAGGTTAAAATTGTTGCATGCGACTCCAAGTTGCTCACTCAATGA